GCGTTATCTGCTGCGGGATTGGGCGGAACGTCGGTTTGCTGATCGTGGCGTGCTACACCGGCTGAATCAGGCAATCACCGGCAATGCTTTTGCGTTTGTTGTTGCTATCCGCTTTGCCCCAATTTCTCCATTTACAGTGGTAAATTTTTTATTTGGCTTAACGCCAATTAACTGGATTCCCTATTCTACCGGCACGTTTATTGGCATTATCCCCGGTACGGTTGCTTACACTTGGGTCGGTGTCACCGGCAATCAAGTTTTACAAACAGGTGATCGTGTGCCTTTTATCTTGGCATTGAGTTTTTTAAGCGTGTTGTCTTTGCTGCCGATTTTAGCGCGTAAAAAAGGCTTTTCTTCGGCAAAATAAGCCACTAATGAATCAGTGAGCAAAGTTCTAGACTGAAACAGAGGCATCGAGCAGCATAGGACGTTGTCAAAATGCGCCTCGCGTCGTGCCCCAGTCGAGCGCCGGATCTTGTTCGTGTCCCGCTGCTTTCATTGCTCGCTGGTAGCCGGCGCGAGCACTGATCCTTGCCAACCACGCCTTGATGTTGGGTCGGCTGTCGAGACCGACATTGTAGAATGCCTTCATCGTGCCGAACGGGAAGTGCATCATAATGTCGGCGACTGTAAATTCAGAACCGGCGAAGTAGGTTGCTTGCCCCAAGTGATCTTCAACCATTTGCAGGTGCCGATCCAGCCGTTCGTGTAGGGCAGATAGCAACGGCGAACTGCTTTCGGGTGCTGCCGCCATCCCTGCGATCCAGTACACGCTGATCTGCGTCATCAGACTGCCGTTCGCGTAGTGAAACCAGTACAGGTAGTCAGGATACTGCGGTGAGGTGACAGGAACGGCGAGCCGTCCGTTTCCGTAGCGAGCCAGTATATACTCAATGATCGCGCCGGACTCGGCCATCACAATCTCGCCATCGCACAGCACCGGCGCACTGCCGATTGGATGAATGGATCGCAGTTCGGTCGGAGCGAGTTGCGTGGCCTGATCGCGTTGGTACACACGCAGTTCATAGGGTAACTCGAGTTCCTCAAGTAGCCAGATGATTCGCTCGGACTGAGAGACGTTGAGATGATGGACAGTGAGCATAATCCCCTGAAGGTGGCTGCGTGGACTTTGGTTTGAGTATAGCAGCGCCGGCGGTCACTGACAGATGCGAAGTCTCGATGCCGATTTGTCTGCTTCCTTGAGCGCCGCGCAAAGCACATTGAAGTCTCAATGCCGATTTGTCTGCTTCCTTGAGCGCCGCGCAAAGCACATTGAGGAGATATCTAGTAGAGCGCTAACTCGGTTTCATTATTGATGTGCCGGCGGCTTCAGTGGTTAAAATTTCCTTCAAAAACCGCCGCGATTTCTAAAATTTCTCATTGAATCGGCTTCTAAAATTTCTCATTGAATCGGCTTGTTTATTTTTTTCTGCCTATGATTCAAATTTAGCAAAATTTGATTTCCTCTTTCTTTTTGGGTTGCTCAATGGGAGAAAGACTCATGAATTTTGGGTTATTTTAATCCAGAATTTTGCTTAACATACAAAAACGGTACACCAACGAATAGGCAAGTGAAAAGTATGCCAACCGCACCTGTAACCAGCAACCTGATATTGAACAAGCTGACAACTAAAAGCGTTGCGACTAATTCCTGAAATAATTTATCGGTTTTAATTTCTTTTGCTTGATTCAGGGCATTTTTTACCACCATAAAACAGCCGGCTAAAACGATAGCGTTTTGGGGGCTAAAAATGATCACATGATTAAAAATTGCGGCGATTGTGAAAAAGATTAAAACGTCTTGCAGGAACGCAGGTTTTTTGACTTTCTCTAACCATTGTTTGGAGCTAGTTTTAACAAGATTTTCTTCTGGCTCGATTGGAACGGGTTCAGGGAGCGGTGTAACTTTTAAAACTTTTTGCCACTCTGGAGTGCTCTGTTTATTAACTCTTCCAAAAACTTTAACTCTTTCTAAGGCGTTGAGTTGCAGTTCATTTAATTGTGATTGAATGACCCGCGTGACCTCGAAATAATTAACTTTATGTTCTTCTTCCCGATTGATGACAATTGTTAACTGAGCTTTTGCCAAACTTACTTGAACTTTTACCTCATAAGGGTTGAGGGCTTCTTGCAAAACCTTCTGAATTTCTGTTCGCCGGCTTTGAATGGGGGGTTTGGGAACAATTGCAGAAGCAACTGGCACAGATGCGGGCAAAGATTTTACAGCCGGTTTTAGCATCGCTGGGGCAGCCGATCCAGCGGCTACAGGGCGCAACCCAATTGGGACGGGCGGTGGATTTAATGCTTTAATGACTTGGGCTGCGGACAAATAGCGCCGATTGATTGCCGGCTGCAACAATTTGTCTAAAATATGACCCAGCGGATCGCTAACAATTTGACCTAGATAATCGCGCCAAGCCCATGTTCCTTCCCGACTATCAAATAAGTCGAAGGGAGGCATTTGAGTCAGTAAATGAACGCAAGTCACGCCTAAGCTGTAGAGATCGCTGGCAAAAACCGCTTTACCCATGAGCTGTTCGGGTGCGGTGTACGCTGCTGAACCGATGACGGTGCCGGTTCTTTGCAAGGCAGTTCGGTTGACAAACTTTGCCGCGCCAAAATCAACTAAAACGAGTTGCCGGTCGGCGCTGCGGCGGATAATATTTTCTGGCTTAATATCGCGGTGAATCAGTTGGTTTGTATGGACAAATTGCAACACCGGCAGCAGATCATTGAGCAATTGCCGGATTTGCTTTTCATTAAAAGCACCCGACTCTGCCAATTCTTCAGCTAAATTGTGTCCATCAACAAATTCTTGCACCAAATACTGCTGCTGTCCTTGTTCAAAATGCGCCAGCAGTTCCGGTATTTGGGGATGTTTGCCTAAAACGTCTAATCTTATGGCTTCTTGGCGAAATAACTCCGCCGCTTTCACAGAATGAAGAAATCCCTGATCTTGCGGGAAAAATT
This genomic window from Microcoleus sp. FACHB-672 contains:
- a CDS encoding serine/threonine-protein kinase, giving the protein MSYCLHPDCQKPQNTNDAKFCQSCGSKILLGERYRAIKPIGAGGFGRTFVAVDEMKPSQPRCVIKQFFPQDQGFLHSVKAAELFRQEAIRLDVLGKHPQIPELLAHFEQGQQQYLVQEFVDGHNLAEELAESGAFNEKQIRQLLNDLLPVLQFVHTNQLIHRDIKPENIIRRSADRQLVLVDFGAAKFVNRTALQRTGTVIGSAAYTAPEQLMGKAVFASDLYSLGVTCVHLLTQMPPFDLFDSREGTWAWRDYLGQIVSDPLGHILDKLLQPAINRRYLSAAQVIKALNPPPVPIGLRPVAAGSAAPAMLKPAVKSLPASVPVASAIVPKPPIQSRRTEIQKVLQEALNPYEVKVQVSLAKAQLTIVINREEEHKVNYFEVTRVIQSQLNELQLNALERVKVFGRVNKQSTPEWQKVLKVTPLPEPVPIEPEENLVKTSSKQWLEKVKKPAFLQDVLIFFTIAAIFNHVIIFSPQNAIVLAGCFMVVKNALNQAKEIKTDKLFQELVATLLVVSLFNIRLLVTGAVGILFTCLFVGVPFLYVKQNSGLK
- a CDS encoding TVP38/TMEM64 family protein translates to MLGKVIKNPRFWLGIALAICLLLCALGPLKALFDYSFLVKQLETRGNLAVCLFVGVFALATVVGIPGVLFPVVAGAVFGLFWGTFWSVVGATLGAVGAFWVSRYLLRDWAERRFADRGVLHRLNQAITGNAFAFVVAIRFAPISPFTVVNFLFGLTPINWIPYSTGTFIGIIPGTVAYTWVGVTGNQVLQTGDRVPFILALSFLSVLSLLPILARKKGFSSAK
- a CDS encoding glutathione S-transferase family protein, with protein sequence MLTVHHLNVSQSERIIWLLEELELPYELRVYQRDQATQLAPTELRSIHPIGSAPVLCDGEIVMAESGAIIEYILARYGNGRLAVPVTSPQYPDYLYWFHYANGSLMTQISVYWIAGMAAAPESSSPLLSALHERLDRHLQMVEDHLGQATYFAGSEFTVADIMMHFPFGTMKAFYNVGLDSRPNIKAWLARISARAGYQRAMKAAGHEQDPALDWGTTRGAF